Part of the Deltaproteobacteria bacterium genome, CGGGAAGATCGTAAAAAAGAACTCTATGTCGTTCATACAGATAAACAACAGTTAGATATTACAGAGAAGAAATGGTTGGGAATACGAATGGCATAGTCTCGTTAAGATTGGTTCATAATCTTCCCTTCGTGTCTGTAGAAATATCGGCAAATAGCCGTTCGATTATACTTCACAACGTACTTCTAGATACAGGTTCAGCAACCAGTGTATTTTCAGCAGATAAGATGGTTGAGCTTGGATTGTTTTGTGCTGCTGATGATAATCTTTATGTAATCTCTGGAATCGGTGGAGAAGATTACGTATTTTCAAAGACAGTAGATTCAATCTCAATCGGACATCTAAGAGTAACTTCCTATGAAATTGAGATCGGTGCATTGGATTATGGTTTTCAGTTTGATGCAATCATTGGAATGAATTTTCTTAGAGTAACCAATGCAAAGATTGATTGTGAAAATTTAGTGCTTACTTAAAACCGGCTTGATCAAAACTAAACAAGTGGCGCTATGGTTTGACCCCATTGTCGAAGAAATTCGAGCTATCATGACATTGAGTTCCAGTTTGCTATTGCCAAACATTGCTCTATCTCACTCCACCCCAAACAAAAAGTAATCCGGCAAGGCCCAGATTTTGTCGCCTAGTTGTTGGATTTCATGTCCGGGATAGATGATGTAGGCGGCGGGGGTTTGTTCGTCGTAGGCCTCCAGCCAAGATTTGATACCGCTTAGATCCTTTCGCGCAATTTTTTTCTTATATTTAATCTCGATGGGAATCATTTTCTGATTTTGCATGAGGATGAGGTCGACCTCGGATTGGCTTTGGGTGTGGAAGGTCGTAATTTGGAGATATTGCGACTCGTAGTGGCTTGCTTTTTCAATCTCGGAATAAATCCAGCTTTCGTAGATAGGTCCAAGGAGTCTTCTGTCTTGTAGGGTAGACAAGCTAAATGAAACGCCAGTGCTTGCAAGAACGAGCGCGGGGTCGAGCATGTGAAGTTTAGGGGATTTTACGAGCTGTTTAATTCTACTAGGGAAAAACTGCGGTACCTCTTCACATAGCATCATGGCTGTTAGGTAGTGAATGTAATTTTTTACCGTAACTGAGCTAATATCACACGTCGTTGCGATATCGCTGTAATTTAAGAGTTGCGCGGTACGCAAGGCGAGTTGATAAAAGGTGCGCTCAAACGAGCGTTGTTTAGCAATTTGAAATAAATCGACTGCCAGCGGTAAAACATAGGTAGCAAAATATTGGTGAAACCATTCAGTGGTAAATTGAAGATTATTTCGTGCGCGCACTTCGGGAAAGCCGCCCATAAGCAAGAATTGCTCTCGCTCGCGATCTATTTCTGCCATCCCGCGCATGCGTTTTAAGTTGACTAGTTCATTAGGAGTCCACAGACTTGCCAGTCGCGAATTTGACCTGTCATGTAGCTCTGGCCAAGAAAGTGTAAAAAGTTTCAACAAAACCACTCGCCCAGCCAAAGATTCTCTTATCTGGCGCAGTAAGAGATAGTTTCCAGAACTAGCTAAGATGATTTGCGTGGGAACGGGATCTTCGCGATCGACGGTAATTTTTACAGCGCTAAATATTTCAGGACATTTGATAGCCTCGTCAATTACAAATGGCTTGCCTGCCTTGCGGTTAAGCGTTAACCAGCCAAGGGCGTCTCTATTTGCCTCTTCGCGCACTAGGGGATCGTCGAAACTCCAATATGTTCCACCAGTTTCCTGCGCGAAGTTGCGCAGAAAAAATGTCTTTCCCACCTGCCTTGCCCCAGTAAGGGATAGGCAGCGAAAAGTATGCAATAACTCCTTAAATTTATTACTTATGGCACGTTGAAACATGTCATTATCATAGCAAGAGCACTTTAAAAAATCAAGCAGATTGTTAAAGTGCCCTTATCTTCGCCAATATAGCCAGCCAGACAGAAGTGCATTTCCTGCCATTAAGCTTTCACGAGTAAAGCGATTTCCTTTAATAGAGTTAGGTGGTGTAATGCGACTTAAGGCCTAGAACATGGCGTCGTGGTAGCAGGATTCGCAGTAGATTTTACTTCTGCAGTTTTGGTCATAGACTGTTTCGATTGCAGTTCCACACTTATCGCATGGCCTAGAAATCAAAGGATTAATGTTAAAGAAGCTCGCGCGATGCTGCAATCTAACCATTGGAGCCACTCTAGGTAGTGCGAGGTTATGTTTTCTATGAAACTCGAGTTCCTGCTTAACTACGCGATAGAGTTTGCCACTGGTGCTACACTTAAGGGTCTCACTTAGTATGCTGTCTCTTGTGTCCCCAATGTGATCGGGTAGCTCAGCACTGGCTTGTCTTTCCTCCATTTCCTCAACTTTCCACCTAAAACCGCGAGCGATGGCGGCTTCTGCCAAGAGCGGAAAGTATTCTTGTGCCTCGCTCTGATTGTAATAATAGGGAGAAAAACTGGGCGGAAAGAAGCGACCATATTCGCCGGCTGTT contains:
- a CDS encoding clan AA aspartic protease, producing MVGNTNGIVSLRLVHNLPFVSVEISANSRSIILHNVLLDTGSATSVFSADKMVELGLFCAADDNLYVISGIGGEDYVFSKTVDSISIGHLRVTSYEIEIGALDYGFQFDAIIGMNFLRVTNAKIDCENLVLT
- a CDS encoding ATP-binding protein, whose amino-acid sequence is MFQRAISNKFKELLHTFRCLSLTGARQVGKTFFLRNFAQETGGTYWSFDDPLVREEANRDALGWLTLNRKAGKPFVIDEAIKCPEIFSAVKITVDREDPVPTQIILASSGNYLLLRQIRESLAGRVVLLKLFTLSWPELHDRSNSRLASLWTPNELVNLKRMRGMAEIDREREQFLLMGGFPEVRARNNLQFTTEWFHQYFATYVLPLAVDLFQIAKQRSFERTFYQLALRTAQLLNYSDIATTCDISSVTVKNYIHYLTAMMLCEEVPQFFPSRIKQLVKSPKLHMLDPALVLASTGVSFSLSTLQDRRLLGPIYESWIYSEIEKASHYESQYLQITTFHTQSQSEVDLILMQNQKMIPIEIKYKKKIARKDLSGIKSWLEAYDEQTPAAYIIYPGHEIQQLGDKIWALPDYFLFGVE